The DNA region CCTCTCTAACCCCCTACTGCCCCTCCAACAACTTTTTCTTCTGACTTACGTTTACAAAGTGGAATCTTTTGGAACCAAACCCTATTCTCAGCATCTTGACACTTCTGATAGGCATGTCCAGTCAGTCGGTACCTAGAGAGAGACTGTAATGCATTTCCTCTTCCTGATAGCACATCTCTGCCGCCTCTCTTCCTCAAATCACAGATGCAGGGGCATTTCTAAATAAGAACTTCGGGGGGACAGGAGCTAAAACTCTCGGCCCTCCAAGCACAAAAGCTACTTTAAACTGAGTTTTTCACAGCACAGTTATTTCCATGTCAAGAAAGGACTGAAAAGCCCTAGATGTTAGACCTTTAGAACCTCATGTTCCCTGTGAGTGCAACAATGAGGGACTTCTAAATGGAGTCACCAAGACAGGTTGAGGATAGGATTAATGCATAAAATTAGTGGAGACCCTTCCCAAGAGTGGACCCTCTTCTACTCACCCCTCTTGACAGGACGTATTAACCAGTACTACGTGTGAGTGAACAGAAGGCTCTCGAAGATCTTCTCTCACAGGTTGACACGGTGCTTCTGGACGAGCAAAGTTTGAGTTACTTATACATGCCTGATATCACAGAGAAGGACAACTCTGGAACTGAAAGTACCTTCACACCGAGGGGCAGAAGGACTCCAATTTCCCGAAGGCATACAGTGAATGGATTTGTTTCCCACCAGCAAGTAGCCAGGGTCACAGGTGTAGTCTACAGTCATCCCAGAGACAAAAAGGACCCTATTTCCACCTGTATGCCGACCATGCTGGAGCCCAAAAGGTGGCGGGCAGCCTGAAGAGAAAACTCCCCACATAaataccaacaacaacaacaaaaaaggaatttataCGTGAGAACATTAAGTATACATCGTTCGACAGCAGACAATCTGAAACTTAAGCCAAAGACCATGAAGTGCTAATTCATTACTGAAGGTTTTCTGCTCTTTTGCAGGAACTAGGCACCTTTAAAAAGGTCGGGAAACAGATGCttagctacagagaacaaactgatggttgccagagggaaggtggttggggggtgggttaaataggtgacagggactaaggaggacacttgtgatgagcagctGATGTTGTATCAccaaattctacatctgaaattaatattacactgtatattaactaactggaatttaactaAAAACTTGGAAACCATAAAAAGGTCCTCTCATTACCTACCCTGAATACATCACAGATCCATGGGGGCATTCACATGAAGAATATATAAAACCACATAGAACATTCCGTCACAGAATGGGAGAGATGGGATAGTAACGTGTGCGTGCTTGCCTTTTTCCGTGACTCTAGTTTTGGGTTGGagataataagaataaataaataaatacctcatTGGGTCGTTACCTTTTTCACAGACTGGTATTTCAGGATCCCAGGTGTTATTGGCTTTGCAGCGAATCTGACTGCTGCCCTTCAGAGTAAATCCCTTATTACACTTGAATGTCACACTGTCATTGTAGAAATATGGGGCTTCCTTGCCAGATATCTTGTATCCGTTTGCCACGTGGGCAGGTGGACACTGAACAGCAGGGAGGGAAAGTTTACAGACAGGGGCAGGGCCATTCCAGATGCCCCTCTCTTGGTCATTGCTTATACAACGGATGGTGCTCTCTCCAACGAGGATGAATTCCACTCCGCTCTCTGGCCCAGGGTTGCATGTGTAGGTGACTGCGGTGCCATATGGAACATTTTCGGAGGAACTCCTGGTGTGTTTCCCATTGTAGATCACAGGAGGGGGCGGGCAGGTGATTTCTGGAGAAAGAAGAATTTACTGTAGAATTCTGTTCCAGTATTAGacacaaaagaagagaagggaagctGGTTACAGACCTCTTGTTATCAGGTTTCCTGGAGGATATGGATGAGTTTTGATGGTAGAAGTTACATCAAAGCTCATTATGTATGTAAAATGTGATTTAAACAGATATCATAGCAAAGATCTTTGTAACGGAAATCTTTGTTTAAAGTGAGCATGTACATCAATATCATGTTGTGAGGCAGTAAAGTCCAGTAGAAAATAAGccccccgtgttgggctctgtgcggacagcccggagtctggagcctgcttcggattctgcgtctccctctctctctgcccctccccagcttacacttggtctctctctcaaaaaataaacattaaaaaaatttttttaaatcattgtttttttttttaaatcactaataGGTGAATAAAAGGCACAGGGGAGTAGAATTAAGCTTTTTTGAGTATCATCTTTGTGCTCATGTGATATGATAGGTTACGCAAGAAAGACTGTCGATTGAGCACCTATTTTGACAGGCAATTTTCTTAGCTACTAAATAGGAATAGTACCACTTAATTCTAATAATGTGGAAGTCTGCAGTCTTAGGTTAACTTCACAGGTAAGAGTCTAGGATTTCCGAGAAGTTACATAAATTGCCCAAGGTCCAATCAAGCAATAGCAGCAgaatctgggttcaaatcccacacgattcccctttctccccactAAACTCCAGTGTTCCCTCTATCAAGGATGGTGGCTCATATACTCACTGTCGTTATTACTCTTATACTCCTCAATCACAAAAGAGAATCAGAAACTAAATAGGTTTACATTGATGGTCATGCTCTGAAGTAGAAAGAGGGGACAGCAGAAAGACAGCAAGACTGCACAACTAGAAGCGGTGACAAAGTGAATCAAATAGAATCTAATATTCTTATTCCCGTAACAGCGCCTCAAGCGGAAATCTCCCGGGAAACGCATACATCTTACCCTGTTTGAGGTCCTCCGTAATTTTTGCTACTCACCTTCACAAAGACGACGCTCCATAAACCAAGGAATCGCACCTTGACACAACTGATAAACACTCCCACCTAACCGGTACCTGGAGACAAAGAGTCATGTCATTTTGCCATCCGGTGCCCACCAAGCTAAGCAAGAGCTATTGGCTCAAAGCGGACTCCCCACTTTTAGGATAAGAAACAATAGGAACAAAAATGTAGCCAGCATCAACACCATCCACCCATTGCATGGACAGAGCTTCCAGGCATGGAACAACAGCACAATCAACCCTTCTGCAAACGTGTGACAGGGAAGGGTCTTTGAGATAAATGCTTGCAACAGAGCTTGTAGTGTGCACTGATAAGCCAGACTTGGTTCAGGCTGAGCGCCCTCACTCACCCTTCATCGCAAGAAGAGTTAACATCTGGCCTAATAAATTGATCCCGGGGTCTCTTAAAGACTTGTTTTTCTATAGGTTCACACTCTGCCACTAAGAAAAGAGAGCGGGATGAGAAATCAACTCAAGGCAATCTCAAAACCACAAAACATCTGCATTCAAAGCCTGGCACCTTTGCATTCGGGGGCGGTGGGTGTCCACACCCCCTCAGAGGTACAACGTATGGATTTTTCTCCCACTAGCACATAGCCAGGGTCACAGTGGTACTTTATGGATGTTCCTGGGTCAAAGCGGACCATGTGTCCATCTTCCTTTTGCCCATTGAGGATTTTAGGAGGGGCTTGGCActctaaaggaaaagaagaaaaattttcttaTATAAACAACTGAAAGAAACAGCCAAAGAAATTATCATGAATATCTACAATCCGCTCTGGTGGCAGTTATATGGGATAGAAGTAATCTGTGCAGTCCAGTTTGGGGTAAttttaaatcagtggttctccatcttttttcttttctgcatttagTTCAGTTTCCATTTGGTGCTCCAACTCCCCTCCTGTCTCTTTGTTTCTCAAGGAACGATCTCGTATGTGTTTCATGGGATATATCCATGGGGTACAAGATTTGTtgacttctcttaaaaaaaaaatcaatactgagacaaacaagcattttttttcccctagagaaGTGGGCAACTTAGTGATCCTCAGTGTTTTTTCTCCCAAGGATGCTTCCACAAAATGAAACAATGGTGGGGTGATGATGTTAAGAAAAcctatataatttatattcacTATATTTAGTAGAATCGAGGGgactagaagctggaaaaggcccTGCTTAAATCTATAACCCTGTCTTCTAACTCTTCAAAAAGATGAATTAGTAGCACTTTGCTGAGTATTGGAACACCCACCCTTTTCACAGACCGGTACCGATGGCTCCCATGCACCTTGGCCATTACATCGGGTCACCTTGCTGCCCTTCATGGTGAAGCCAAATGTGCAAGCAAATACCACGGTGTCATTATAGGAATATTGCTCTTTCCATCCAGATGATATGTGGCCTCTTGGGATCTGGGGAGGTGGACACTGAATGGCAGAACTAGAAAGTTCACAGCGTGGGGCAGGGCCACTCCAGACTCCTCCAGTCTTCTGACTATTGGCGGTACAATGGATGGTTTTCTTCCCAGTAAGGATGAAGCTCACTCCTTTCTCTGGGTCTGGGTCACAAGCATAAGTGATCATGGTTCCATATGGGATGTTCCCTGAAGGGTTGCCTGTATGCCTTCCGTTGAGAATAGAAGGAGGTGGCCCACAAAGAATTTCTAGAGAAATCAGAAATAATGACAAGATTGCAGCTGTACAGCAAACAAAGAATGCCTCAGATGTTGCTTGAAACCGTGGTCCCACCCAAGGTTCAGGGACAGTGATACTTGAATCTGTAATGTATCAATCAGGACACCTACAgcagtataattttaaaagtatgattcGGAACTTTATTCTTGACTAGATCTATTAGCATgatcctttgatttcttctactGAATATACAATCTCCTTTATATGCCTGGCCTGGCTGGCAAGTCTCCACagtttccagagaaagaaaagcctAGGAACCCCGTTTTACTTGAGGAAGCAGGGAATAAAGAAGTGGCTGAAGGATGCTTCAGTGAAGAACCTATCCCTTCGAGAGGTCTACGTGAGATCTTTGCTCTCTGAGATTCTGTATAGTAATGACTGAACCAAAAACTTTTAGTTAAGCTGAGAATGAGGTGTTCTGGTCAAGGACCAGAGAACTAGCTGCAAACCAGTTTCCTAACATACCTTTGCACACTGGCATCCTGGTCCAAGAAGCACGCTGTCCAGCAATTACACACCGACTAGAAGGTTGGCCTTGTAACCAATACCTGGAGACGGAAGGCGGACGTTCAGGACTATTAAGCAGTTGGCGTTACAGGGCAACTGCCCCCACTTAAAACCCAAGACAAATGCACTCAGTTGACACGTACCAACTCCTTTTATAAGCATTCTCTCTCACAGCCTCACTCACACCAGGCTGTCCCTGCATCCTCATGGAGGAGCCTTGTGCAGGTGTCACGGGTCCTACCGTGCACACATAAGCCGAGTGAATTAAATCTCCCAGGCCCTGCCGACACTCACCCTTCATTACAGTAAAAGTTCACAGTTACACCAACCCGAAGACTTGGAGGGGCCTCTATCTCTCCATTGAGAAACGGTCCTGGAGGTTCACACTGTGCCTCTAAGGAAACAAGCCAAAGGTGAGCGAAGCATGGCAAATCACAGAATAGCCCGAATTCTTAAAATTGGTTGCAAATTTAGGTACCTTTACACCCGGGAAGAGCAGCGCTCCACTTTCCTGAAGACAGACACCTAATGGTCTTTTCTCCAACAAGCAAGTAACCAGGTTCACAGCTGTAAGTCACAGACAATCCTGGAGCAAAGGAGCCAACACTCTCCCCTGTGTGATGTCCATTGGGGATCTTGGGAAGCGATGGACACTCCTGCGGGAAATCTTTACATGCACACATTAGGAAAAAGGCTGTAAGGTGATACATCCTTCACAACCTAGACTTTGACTTAGAACAGAGATCCAGACACAAGACATGGGGTCGACGGTAAACAGTCATCGCTAATTTTCAACTCAGTCTTTTCAAGATCAGGCAGGTGTGGTTtaagtgtatgtattttatacCACAAATGGTACTGTAGTTTTCATTCTTAGTTACACTTTATGTGTTACATTTGCCTTGTGAAAAATTTCAGTTACCCAAAGAAGTTCCTTTACACCCATACTATCCTCCTACCCTTAGCCTGTTCTCTGCTCCAAGAGTAGCATGTTATCATTTACGAGGGGATCCTCAAAGACATTAGTAACATAGCTTTTGGGGATCCTATATATGATACATATCTACACACAGGTATGTGTATGTACTTAATATGTATTACTCTATGCCTTTTCTTTGCCTCATAATCTGTCTATATGTATAGATTTATCCAAATCTTTCTAAAGGCCTCATTGTCTTCCATGGTCACCCCATTTTGTGACTATCTTAAGATCTTCCCTACCTCCAAGATTACATACTTACCTACGCGTAGATAGACCCATATTTTTCTAATGAGTCAACAGTGTGTTCAACTCAACTGATTTAGAGTTGGTCGATACTgttctttattaagaaaatagCTAATTTTGATGGTATAGTTTTTGCCAAGTATTGCCAGTCCGTTTAA from Lynx canadensis isolate LIC74 chromosome F1, mLynCan4.pri.v2, whole genome shotgun sequence includes:
- the CR2 gene encoding complement receptor type 2 isoform X6 — translated: MCKPGFTMKGSNIVWCQANSKWNPPLPKCFKGCLPPPPINHGSYNILDKEFFPIGQEVSYSCDPGYTLIGTNPIQCTSLGTWSHTAPECEAKSCDAIPNQLLNGRVVVPPNLKLGAEVSFACDKGYRLNGQSSSQCVSEGTRVLWNNKFPVCERISCDPPPPIKNGWSSYSSGPIPLNTVIRYTCSGNFRLIGERVIFCISKDQVKAIWDKGAPVCEYYNKNSFCSEPIVPGGYRDKTSRPPYRHGDSVTFTCNTNFTMKGNKSVWCQANRTWGPTPLPICESDFPQECPSLPKIPNGHHTGESVGSFAPGLSVTYSCEPGYLLVGEKTIRCLSSGKWSAALPGCKEAQCEPPGPFLNGEIEAPPSLRVGVTVNFYCNEGYWLQGQPSSRCVIAGQRASWTRMPVCKEILCGPPPSILNGRHTGNPSGNIPYGTMITYACDPDPEKGVSFILTGKKTIHCTANSQKTGGVWSGPAPRCELSSSAIQCPPPQIPRGHISSGWKEQYSYNDTVVFACTFGFTMKGSKVTRCNGQGAWEPSVPVCEKECQAPPKILNGQKEDGHMVRFDPGTSIKYHCDPGYVLVGEKSIRCTSEGVWTPTAPECKVAECEPIEKQVFKRPRDQFIRPDVNSSCDEGYRLGGSVYQLCQGAIPWFMERRLCEEITCPPPPVIYNGKHTRSSSENVPYGTAVTYTCNPGPESGVEFILVGESTIRCISNDQERGIWNGPAPVCKLSLPAVQCPPAHVANGYKISGKEAPYFYNDSVTFKCNKGFTLKGSSQIRCKANNTWDPEIPVCEKGCPPPFGLQHGRHTGGNRVLFVSGMTVDYTCDPGYLLVGNKSIHCMPSGNWSPSAPRCEEAPCQPVREDLREPSVHSHVVLVNTSCQEGYRLTGHAYQKCQDAENRVWFQKIPLCKPVHCPPPPVIDHGRPRGVMAEHFLYGNEVSYECDQGFSLLGEKNIRCISDSKGHGSWSGPTPQCFKSPPVTHCPNPEVKHGYKLNKTRSSYAHNDIVYVACNPGFIMNGSNLIRCHTNNQWVPGVPTCIKMAFLGCQPPLDIPNGNHTGGDMARFSPGMSILYSCDQGYLLVGEAFLLCTHEGTWSQPAPYCKEVNCSSPEYINGIQRGLEPGKMYQYGAIVTLECEEGYTLEGSPQSQCQDDHRWNPPLAVCKSPASLAPLLSGLSAGSVLLIFLIGVTLCTILKHRERNYYTNKSPIEGDLHLETQEVYSIDPYNPAS
- the CR2 gene encoding complement receptor type 2 isoform X8; the protein is MGAAGLFCVVLALVAPGVLGISCDPPPPIKNGWSSYSSGPIPLNTVIRYTCSGNFRLIGERVIFCISKDQVKAIWDKGAPVCEYYNKNSFCSEPIVPGGYRDKTSRPPYRHGDSVTFTCNTNFTMKGNKSVWCQANRTWGPTPLPICESDFPQECPSLPKIPNGHHTGESVGSFAPGLSVTYSCEPGYLLVGEKTIRCLSSGKWSAALPGCKEAQCEPPGPFLNGEIEAPPSLRVGVTVNFYCNEGYWLQGQPSSRCVIAGQRASWTRMPVCKEILCGPPPSILNGRHTGNPSGNIPYGTMITYACDPDPEKGVSFILTGKKTIHCTANSQKTGGVWSGPAPRCELSSSAIQCPPPQIPRGHISSGWKEQYSYNDTVVFACTFGFTMKGSKVTRCNGQGAWEPSVPVCEKECQAPPKILNGQKEDGHMVRFDPGTSIKYHCDPGYVLVGEKSIRCTSEGVWTPTAPECKVAECEPIEKQVFKRPRDQFIRPDVNSSCDEGYRLGGSVYQLCQGAIPWFMERRLCEEITCPPPPVIYNGKHTRSSSENVPYGTAVTYTCNPGPESGVEFILVGESTIRCISNDQERGIWNGPAPVCKLSLPAVQCPPAHVANGYKISGKEAPYFYNDSVTFKCNKGFTLKGSSQIRCKANNTWDPEIPVCEKGCPPPFGLQHGRHTGGNRVLFVSGMTVDYTCDPGYLLVGNKSIHCMPSGNWSPSAPRCEEAPCQPVREDLREPSVHSHVVLVNTSCQEGYRLTGHAYQKCQDAENRVWFQKIPLCKPVHCPPPPVIDHGRPRGVMAEHFLYGNEVSYECDQGFSLLGEKNIRCISDSKGHGSWSGPTPQCFKSPPVTHCPNPEVKHGYKLNKTRSSYAHNDIVYVACNPGFIMNGSNLIRCHTNNQWVPGVPTCIKMAFLGCQPPLDIPNGNHTGGDMARFSPGMSILYSCDQGYLLVGEAFLLCTHEGTWSQPAPYCKEVNCSSPEYINGIQRGLEPGKMYQYGAIVTLECEEGYTLEGSPQSQCQDDHRWNPPLAVCKSPASLAPLLSGLSAGSVLLIFLIGVTLCTILKHRERNYYTNKSPIEGDLHLETQEVYSIDPYNPAS
- the CR2 gene encoding complement receptor type 2 isoform X7, giving the protein MKGSNIVWCQANSKWNPPLPKCFKGCLPPPPINHGSYNILDKEFFPIGQEVSYSCDPGYTLIGTNPIQCTSLGTWSHTAPECEAKSCDAIPNQLLNGRVVVPPNLKLGAEVSFACDKGYRLNGQSSSQCVSEGTRVLWNNKFPVCERISCDPPPPIKNGWSSYSSGPIPLNTVIRYTCSGNFRLIGERVIFCISKDQVKAIWDKGAPVCEYYNKNSFCSEPIVPGGYRDKTSRPPYRHGDSVTFTCNTNFTMKGNKSVWCQANRTWGPTPLPICESDFPQECPSLPKIPNGHHTGESVGSFAPGLSVTYSCEPGYLLVGEKTIRCLSSGKWSAALPGCKEAQCEPPGPFLNGEIEAPPSLRVGVTVNFYCNEGYWLQGQPSSRCVIAGQRASWTRMPVCKEILCGPPPSILNGRHTGNPSGNIPYGTMITYACDPDPEKGVSFILTGKKTIHCTANSQKTGGVWSGPAPRCELSSSAIQCPPPQIPRGHISSGWKEQYSYNDTVVFACTFGFTMKGSKVTRCNGQGAWEPSVPVCEKECQAPPKILNGQKEDGHMVRFDPGTSIKYHCDPGYVLVGEKSIRCTSEGVWTPTAPECKVAECEPIEKQVFKRPRDQFIRPDVNSSCDEGYRLGGSVYQLCQGAIPWFMERRLCEEITCPPPPVIYNGKHTRSSSENVPYGTAVTYTCNPGPESGVEFILVGESTIRCISNDQERGIWNGPAPVCKLSLPAVQCPPAHVANGYKISGKEAPYFYNDSVTFKCNKGFTLKGSSQIRCKANNTWDPEIPVCEKGCPPPFGLQHGRHTGGNRVLFVSGMTVDYTCDPGYLLVGNKSIHCMPSGNWSPSAPRCEEAPCQPVREDLREPSVHSHVVLVNTSCQEGYRLTGHAYQKCQDAENRVWFQKIPLCKPVHCPPPPVIDHGRPRGVMAEHFLYGNEVSYECDQGFSLLGEKNIRCISDSKGHGSWSGPTPQCFKSPPVTHCPNPEVKHGYKLNKTRSSYAHNDIVYVACNPGFIMNGSNLIRCHTNNQWVPGVPTCIKMAFLGCQPPLDIPNGNHTGGDMARFSPGMSILYSCDQGYLLVGEAFLLCTHEGTWSQPAPYCKEVNCSSPEYINGIQRGLEPGKMYQYGAIVTLECEEGYTLEGSPQSQCQDDHRWNPPLAVCKSPASLAPLLSGLSAGSVLLIFLIGVTLCTILKHRERNYYTNKSPIEGDLHLETQEVYSIDPYNPAS